The following nucleotide sequence is from Pangasianodon hypophthalmus isolate fPanHyp1 chromosome 8, fPanHyp1.pri, whole genome shotgun sequence.
gggaaaaagaaagtacccCCTCtttcaattctgttttttttttttttttttttttttttttttaaatcagcacctaaataacaattatgtagtcctcaccaacttctataaacaaacaaattacctcaggtgacaacaaaaaaatacaatagaTTTAAATGTGTAGTGATTTTTCCCAATAAACCAACATTCCAGgtaggaaaaaataagtacaccctataagtcagtaacatgtagacccaactttagcaacaataacctggtagaagttggtgagaaccacacaactgttatttaggccctgataatgaaaaacatagaattgaaggagggtgtactttctactttccatgactgtatatacaaataacTTGGGGTGAAATACCTCAGAGtgcaaataaacatatatacaaaaatCTACAGGATATACAGGTATCTATAGTCTAGTGGAGTAAAATgagtgaatattaaaaaaaaaacaaaagatacTGACAGTGCAAACAGACTGTCCACATTTAAGCAGAATGAAGGGAGGCTAAACAGAGACAGCTTACATATCCCCAGGAAAGAAAGGCATGTGCAAGGATTTGTGTAAAGCCCTCCTGCAGTAAGACATGAGCATCCTCCGAGCTGCGTGTGTTCTGCTGCACACTCAACGCCTCGTCGAGCAGATGGGAGGAATTTCTCACGGTGGTTGAGAGCTGAGCCAGTGAAGTGAAAGGACTGGAATTTTGTGTACATGACGCTGCACAGAAACAACTTTCAGCAGTGTTGGAAATGTTAACATTTGAACTAGATGTACTGAAATCCTTAAATCCCATTGTGGAAGCTCTCTTTATTTAGCTCAATTTTAATGAAAGAACTGCTTGTGAAAATCATGTCTATACGAGATTTACAAACTGCCCCTGGTTACATTAGACATGGATTCTTTATTCTTCATGCTTTTACTgcaacaatataatatatatttttagtagAGATATATgaaatacatgtatatatgttttatttataggaAGTTGTAGTTTTGATTCTCACTGGTACGAGCAGCATTTGCTGTCGTGTGCCAATTCACATGTCCTCATTACCTAATATTTTTGGAGTACGTCAGTATCATAAAAGAAATAAGTCAAcggtggtttaaaaaaaatgataaagcaCAGTGGGTGAGGTAAACAAATAttgttttttgtatattttctgtatttttattaacaggAAGTGTCATTTGTTCAGGAGCATTttggttggattttgtttttatttgtgccAATTATGAAAAATTTGCCAGTTTAGTCATACGTAACACCGCAGATTGCAGCTTACCTTTTGTTTGGAAAGTAATCTGTTTAGTTATGAACATACATTCATACTTTCTGTTACACATGTTGCTGCTCTTAACACTGTGAGAACTGTATGGCCTTTCGTGTGTTTCTCCAGCACAATGTGGatgtaaatttattttgtatcatAATATTCCAGTGcactcaataaaaaaatgtagctgTTGACTTTACAAACATGAAGTGTCTTAGTAAGATTTGGGACCacaaacagcttcagtgcacttTGGCAGATGCTGCACATCTCTGGACCTGTACAGGAGCGATGAGCACCATACTTCAGAATGATATTCCCTCAGTTAGTGTTATGATGATGGAGATCCAGTGACTGAGAAGActatagcatatgatttacatcatttggatactcaaatcattcagtgagccctcatgccctCATGGATGGGCAtcgtcatcctggaagagaccactctcATGGATctagaaatgtttcatcgtaggataaaggtgatcagtgagaAGAacttgtattgatttgcagtgacactTCCCTCTCAGGAGACAAGTGGAGCCAAACCATGATAGCaaaataaatgcctcctacaTCCTTACACATCAGGATATATGTTGTGATATGTATATTTGGGACCCATATAATGACCCATATCACAATGTATGTACGTCAgcggttctcaaagtggggtcagGAGACACCCAGGGGTTCATCAAGCAAATCCagcagaatttttatttttttggttaaagtggtggaaatcacaacccctTAATCAAAACAATTATCTTTATGATGTAGGTCTtgtagttattagcctgtttgacttcTCGTTTGAATTGAACGGATTAtatccaaacctcagtaactcaaaaataAGTATGCCTATAAGTAATGTCAACTTGGAACTAATGTGTTGTCTttgtggaaagttcaggaataaaacagcTCTATGgttctacaaaacaaaacaaaacaaacaaacaaaaaaaacagccaggacagtactgtacaaatgtaaataattagcCTTATATTTGAATAGATGGAATGtgctcataaaataaatctgtattgaGGGGGTCTgtctaatttattttacagttaaagatgTAAAAGGTTTGAGTAAATGCATTTCAGATGAGTCTCTACTTCCGGGCGCGGTACATGACGTAGTTTAATATGCGACACCACGATGTGCCCCGCTTCCTTCTGTTGGTAGTCCGGTGTTGTTACTTTCTCTCTCCACCCGTATTTCtacaaatcccgcctcctgctcTAGGATTGGCTAAATAGAGTTGACTCAAAAGGATTCCTCCAATTAGACACACAGCCTCCAATTAGACACAAATCCTAGCGCAGGAGGCGGGATGTTATTTTCCGGATTGCGATTAGGGAAAATAACGCCGGTTACTGGGTGATACAGGTTTGTGGAAGCAACAACACGGTGCACTGTACAACAAACTCTTTCAGATATTCACTGTACTGCTGTCTAAACTGTTTGTCATTTTCTCCTGAGCTATTCTGAGAGTTAACAACAGGATATAAATGAGTGCAGGATATAAAAATAGGCTAAAAGCAGGCTAATGATACACACGAGTTCACATGCTGACGGAAAACTCACAATTAAAGTTGTTTGCTAGACTTTTCTGAAGTAATTCTGACCCCATTATGATATTGAAAATGTCTCTGCGTTTCTGACCTATGCACCAATTCTgtcgctgtttttttttttttattttttttttaaagaaatatgtaAGTGTTTATTATCTTAATGAATCCCATGGGCAGCTGCAGGGTGCGTTCAAGGACCCGAGTTGTCAGAGTGTTATGTAGTGTGCTGTAAACAGTGTTGCCAGCAGCGTTGCTAAATCTTTGTTAGGGATTGCGATTTTGACTGTATTAATCAACAAgaagtcatgctttttttttgaccatttctagttacatatactgttatttatagttaatgttttggaatgtccAAGAGTCATATTACAAGAGTCATAcctttctgttatcacttacattatagcagctataaacagtcatcctCTCTTCAGCCCCTCTTTTCTTCCCCCTTCTGTTCGACAGCTTGTCTTGTACCCGAGAAACGCTGACACCTGTgagtccttccataaatgttaaataaataaatgcctacTTACAGAAATCtacaccatatcagtgattatacatatttctttgtgatctaataatgcattttttaatgtttattattagccttagattctCTAtaatgtccaccatacaagtccctatgaatgatAATTATATgagtattataatgcattaaaatgagtgcgttaatataaacctgtgatttgagttacagctggcactactgtcagagctgtgctgttatagaaaattaagcaacaccttctgaccaatcagaatcaagaaatcaacagtgctgtggtatgataGATTATCATTTTTTCTTATTGAACAAAGAAGTCTTTGGTCACAAACTACACAACAGAGTCAAACAAAGAATTTGCTAATTCTTAATATAGTaattattagttaattaattgaTAATTTCAATCAAGAATGCGAACAGAAAGAAACGCTGGTAGTAAGAGGTTGGTAAATAGACATGAAGGAAACGGTTATGGATGGAACCAggaagtgtgtgggtgtgacaAACAGTGGTGATTGGTGATTGGGAAGATTGACTCGTGCAAGCACAGCTCAGTCAGGCTTTATACACTGGGAGTGATTTGACCGGACCTGCTCTCTCAACTCGGAAAATCAGCAGCCGTGATGTGAGCTAGAAAGCTGTACTGAGTGCAGGACAGTCCCTAACATCTGCTCAGAAAGTTGCTCGACTTGTCTTTAGCcactttattttgaaataatactTCTTTTCTTATTCATCTTTCTGTCAGAATAATTCAGACAAAACATCCAGTGCTCTTCCACTTTTAGCAGTGAGCTGATAAGTGTGCTTTACAGCACTGTAGAACATCGTGTAACTTTATACATGAAGCATAAGCAGTAATGTactacactgtatggccaaaagtatgtggacacctgaccatcacacccatatgtacccATTCCAAAcccatgggcattaacacagGGTTCGTCTCATCTTTGTTGTtctaataatctccactcttctgggaaggttttcttctagattttggagcgtgactgtggggatttgctcattcagtcacaagagtgttagtgaggtcagacactaaTGTTGGGTGAAGAGGCCAggtgtgcagtcagtgttccagttcatcttaaacatgttcagtgggattgaggtcagcgCTCTGTGCAGGCTtgtcgagttcttccactccaaccttgacaaaccatgtctttatggacctcgctttgtgcacaggagcattgtcctgctggaacagCTTTGGGGCCTTTAgtttcagtgaaatgaaatcttaatactacagcatacagacTCATtgtagacaattgtgtgctttaacAGTTTAGGGAAAGCCCACATAgggttgtgatggtcagatgtacACATAGTTTTGGCCATAGTGTATTTGTGACTCTTAATTCTTCATTTTCAAATTGACAATACTCAAGGCATGgagatattaatataaatatcagtGACCAATGAATGACTATGTGAACATTACATATATCATACCATACATTGAGATGTTATCCTGACCAAAAAATTATATGTATGTTGAAAGATGGAGTCTAATCAGCAAGATGATTTGGAGCCCAGTAAGGATGACCTGCCTTTGAGAGCTAACACAAATCACATCCTGGTCAGACACTATGTCCTGGACCTCAGTGTCGACTTTCAGACGGAGGTCATTGGAGGCAGTATTGTCCTGTTCCTAGAGCCATGTAGAGGACCCGACAGGACAGGGGTGTTAGACTTGGTATCCCCGTCCCGGAAAGGCGATCTAAACTCTCCGTATGTTCATGATGGTGAAAAAGCCAGAGACTTTGCTACAAATGCACCAGAAATCATGGTATCACAAGGAAGCCAAAATGATGCAAGTAACATGTCATGGGATGATGTGAGCAAAGACTTCACCTTGATTTTAGATTGTTGTGACCTGTCGGTGTCCAAGGTGGAAGAAGTGGATGTATGTACTGTTTCTGAACTCAGGAATCTTCTAGAGGTTGAGCAGGTGGCTCTGGACTCCACTCAGGTTTCATCATTTGGTTTAGTTCAGAGGCTCATCTCTATTCCTTCAGCCAGATGGAGACAGCAGCAGGATCTGTATCTCCAGTGCAGCTGTGCCCGTGCTGTCAGTCAAACTGAGCCTTTACTGTTTCACATGGACCAGTGGAGCCTTCAGATCAGGAAGAAGGGGGTTCAATCCCCTCATGCCTTCCCTCGTGCACTCAGGATCTGGTACAAGACAAAGCCCACAGGAGGCTCTGTGAGGTGGACCAAGGACCAGGATGGTGGGTAAGCagacacatttgaataatgacaaaaaatgcCAACACTTATCATGGCACATGTGACTGAATTtagtgatttttattatataactgCTTCTGAATCATCATTTGTTCTGATTActaagtgttttaatatttttactgtttactccACCATGTTTCTTCAGACCAGTCGCCTAAAAACCAAAATCCACACTGTGATTATTTAATTGTCCATGATCTCATTTcggcattttaaaatttttcctGAGCGTCTATAAAACACATCCTACATTGTTTTTCCACTAAAAATCATTCATTCCACTTCacttaactgctttatcctggtcagggccagaGTGGATCCAAAACctttcccaggaacactgagtgaGAGGCGGGAATAAACCCTGGATGAGACACTAGTTCACCtcagtgcaccatgcacacactttcacacttatTTTCTCCTcgagcaatttagcatagccagccCACCAACTTGAtacacattaatattcattagttAGCTAATAGTCTTAATAGTCTTTTGTAACTGGTTACTGTTTTCGACTGATTTGTTGCATGACTAAAGGCTTGTGATGTGACTTGGACGTGCAACAAGTGACTTATGAACATCTCTGAACTGTGCTCTGTGGGTTGGACTGCACCCTGGATATGCAGGTTGTGCTGTATGTTGATGGCTCAATCACCATGAGTTATTTAAACGAATCTCTTGCATGACAGATAAAATCTGATTCTcaactgtgtttaaaaaaaaagggagaattGCAGAAACCACGTTAGGTTCTCAATTCGCATTTTCTCCAAAAAGTCTTAAAAAACATATAGTCTGTTGTGATGAATGTTTTGCATGCTGCATAACTGCAATCAGAAAAATGTGGTGCCaatatgataattatttttaccttgttgccatggaaacagctGAACTATAGTGAGAAAGATCagaataaatgctttaaaagatgtaaaagatttaatgttgttgtaTACCTTTCTCACATGTTTAGGTGCTGTGTTTACATCATGGGATCACCAATCAATAACAGGGCTCTCTTCCCCTGCCAAGAGCCACCTGTTGCAATGTCAACGTGGCGAGCCCATGTGAAAGCCCCGTGTGAATATATGGTTCTGATGAGTGGTGAGAATCAGGCTGTTCCTGTACCCGACGAGACAGGTCCAATACAAATCTGTTTTCAGCTTAAATGACTACTCAAACCCATGTCTCCTGGATAACTTTTTTGTCTCCTGGATAACATTAGCTATTTCTTCTCTATTTATCAGGTTTTTTACAATGGGATTATTATGTTACTATGCCAATGCCTGCCTCGACTTTTACTATAGCAGTTGGTAAGTGGCAGGAAGCCAGATCATTGCCTCACAACTATGAAGAAGGGCAAAGTGAGGAGCCTTGTGCAAATTCAGACCGGTGAGTTATTTCTCTCACTTTAGCATGTGATGTGAAGTTGTTTGTGTTGTACTGAAACCTTTGACACTTGTGTATTACAGCAGAAACTTTGATTATCCAGGAAGTTGGCCTGAGAACCAAAGCAGTAAAAACCAAAGCTCACATTACAAGGAGGAAGATGAGAAGAAGTTTTGCGCCCATGTAGATTATCCATGTCGTTTCATGCACAAAGCATCTGTTGCCCAGGTAGTCATACCCCACCGGGTTTTTGCCCCATCCTGTCACCTGCACAAGGCTGAATCCACACTCCTGCCTCTTTTGCCCTTCTGTTTGGCTGCTGCTCACTCTGTATTAGGCATCCACCCATTCTCACGCCTGGATGTGCTCATTGTTCCTCCAGGGTTCTCCAGTCTGGGCATGGCCAGGTAAGTCTGTTTGGTGTCTAGCAATGCAATTTGTGCCTTTATTATACATTCCACACATCATGTAATTGCTGGGTCCATGTGTTTCCTGTGAAATCAAATAACATTAAAAGATAAGCATCACAAACACCCGGTCAGCAGTACTCCATGTTGTCTTTTGTGCATACTTTCCATATTTACTCGGCATTGTGTTTCTGGTATTTTCCACTGTAAGCTGGGACGCCGATCTGAAAAGAATGTTAATGCACCTAGCATTGTGTCTCAGTTCCTTTAGCAGGCAGCGAAGAACTACGTAACTTGTTGTACCAGACACTATTTTAGGTGGTTTACAAACACACTAACCTTTTATATTTAGTCTTTATAGAGGAGGTTTTTGACAGAACAACTGGCCGTAAATCAGTATTCATCAAATATTCTTTAGCTTTCTGCAGATAGTTATTTATGTGTTACATATACTTTTGTGCACCACTCTCTGCATATGAGGTGGTCTGAAAGGTCTtggatttaaatgttttttttttgtgcaaaatgAGCAGTGATTTTGTTAATGTATTCTTGTTTATAGTGTATTACGGAACATGCTTTCTCAAgctttgcatattttaataaactaaacaaaagcTAAATAAAGGCTCTAATTTAACATAGCAACATGCCTTATAATTTGGAATGAGTCATATCctgaaaaataagcaaaaagcaAGAAGGGAGGCTGTTTAGCTGCACGTCGACTAAACATGCACTTGGGTGGCCGTAGGTGTGTTCTTGTGCTTCCCACCAGCTCTCTGGCCAGGATTACATGTTCCACAGGAAATGAAGTCATTATACACTGCCTTCGGCAGGTTCCAGTCATTTATCAGGGAGAAAATGTCGCATTCTAATTAGTAGTAGGTATATAAGCTACAGGGTGGTCATTCTGCCACTggttttcttttccaaattttGCTTGCTTTGTTTGTCTTGATTCAAGATTAAACATGAAACGCCATGGTTCTTTGAGGTGACGTCTGGAGGTAATTTATCTTATATTACTCACCTCACAGTTTATTATAACCTGGATTTACTAATGGACCCTGGATGACAGCAGTAATGTTGTTACTGAGAGAAACAGATTGTCgtttttccttccttttgcCTTGTATGAGTCCCAGCAGTAGTTGGATCACCTCCTCTGGGAATGGTACAGTCCTGCAGGTCTTATTTTGAAAAGCCAGGTCGAACCAAATCTGAGGAAGTAGCATGGTCAACAAATTTGGGCTGGGGGCGGGAGAGGGGTGCTTTGAGATGCCATTCCCCCAGGATGTGGGAGAGGATGTGTGGATTATTTCCAGCAACAAAAGCCATTAGCTCCTGGAACTACTTCAGAGAAAGGAGCTATTTAATCTAAAAACTGGGAAGTATGTGGGCCTGAGTCCTTGGGGCCAAGCCAGATGCTGTTTTTATATCATGCTAGTTCATTTATAGTCAGGGTTTGGGACACAGCAAACAGGGGGGCATCGTTCTGTACTGAGATAAGAAGAAGGGGAGGGCAGGAAACTAAAGATTAAAAAGCAAggggagttgtgtgtgtgtgcgtgcgcacgcacatgctttgttttttttcccctagtaCCCACATAACCTCTCTGTTCTCTCCGTATCATGGTAAAAAGAGCCCACAGAGAATTTAGTTTATCACAAAACCTCTTCCTGTAGCAGAATTATCCATGTGTTGATCGTAGGAAGTCATAGGAAAGTCGTCTGGGGTGCGTGTGCCGATCACTCTGGTGTGCATTGTTGAAAAATCACATAGAGCAGTTCTAGACGGCAGTCTGAGTGATGtaataacacactcggaggaatgTTTATCTCCCGATCTTCAGCAAGTCATGACGCAGGCGTTGATTAAGACACACAGGAAGGGCCTGTCCTTTTTCCTGGTTTTTTTAATCTACTCAAATTGTGTCCCTTACCATTTTTTATGCTGTAGCAGGACATAGTTGGAATATTTTTAGTGTCAGATGTGCAAATATGGGCATCAGTTGCTCTCGGATAGGGATTCTTCAGTTCTGGACAAACGAGTGGTTTgcctgttttcacacacactgccaaGCGAGTGAGGTGCTACATAAATGTGACTGTCTGAGTAgtttaagaaataaatcaaaagaGAATggtttcttctgttttttattcGACTTAGTCATTATCAGTTAGTGCTATGTTGTGGAGAAAAAGGTACCACTACCACTTAAAGGGATGATTTACAAGAATGCTGAGGATTTTAGGAGTTGTTTCAAGATGCCTAATCGTCAGACTTGATTAGTAAGATGCTTCTTTTACCCTGTTACTTTTACTAAAGTAACCTACTAAAATAagtttacttttactcaagtacattaaagacaaaacatacaatttattttattgcagttAGTTATTATACTCACTACATTTATTATGTAGTTGAATTTTAAATTCTGTCAAGCATATAGTGCCATAGATTGTATAACACCATTGCACCATGTAGTGAATATATGTGGTGAATAGGCTGACACTCGAGATTTTGCTGCTGGTAAATCAATACTGCtggtaaattattaaaaacatatttaaaaagtgacttttttatatattttgtggtTAATATGGCATGTATGTATAgtgtctttttcattttttcattttgtctgaGACTAAAATTATAGGCTAGTTAATATTCTAGCATGCTACTTAGGTATCCCTAGACACTTACTGAagtaattatttgtaattaattggatcatttaaaaaaaaaataacagcacatttacTTCAGTAAGATATTTGGCTACTGTATTGACCTCTGCTCTAATGTTATATCAGGCTTCCTCATTCACAGCCTTACCAAACACCTCTATCAAACATTAACCCACATAAATAGCACATCATGAGCTATTACCAAGTAATTACTTTGTTTCTGTAATAGTAGTTGACCTTATATAGCCTGGTATTTCTTTCTGAACTTAAAAGTATTCAACATTGGCATTTTCAGACCGTTTTGAGCCTTTTGCTGTACATATCAGAGGAGGTGAAGTATTCTGAAGAATTAACAAGTCATAAAACCATCCTTTAGGGTCAGACTCTCATAAAACTGCCACCCACCAAATGTTTTATGTTCCCACCTGGTGTATGGCCTCATGAAAAATTACCAGAAGGTCTTTACAGTTTCACTTGACTTCtgaagctgaaaaaaatgtgGCCGTTTTCTATAGGCAGGGTGTGGCCATACCTGTCTATAGAAAGA
It contains:
- the aopep gene encoding aminopeptidase O isoform X1, whose product is MESNQQDDLEPSKDDLPLRANTNHILVRHYVLDLSVDFQTEVIGGSIVLFLEPCRGPDRTGVLDLVSPSRKGDLNSPYVHDGEKARDFATNAPEIMVSQGSQNDASNMSWDDVSKDFTLILDCCDLSVSKVEEVDVCTVSELRNLLEVEQVALDSTQVSSFGLVQRLISIPSARWRQQQDLYLQCSCARAVSQTEPLLFHMDQWSLQIRKKGVQSPHAFPRALRIWYKTKPTGGSVRWTKDQDGGCCVYIMGSPINNRALFPCQEPPVAMSTWRAHVKAPCEYMVLMSGENQAVPVPDETGFLQWDYYVTMPMPASTFTIAVGKWQEARSLPHNYEEGQSEEPCANSDRRNFDYPGSWPENQSSKNQSSHYKEEDEKKFCAHVDYPCRFMHKASVAQVVIPHRVFAPSCHLHKAESTLLPLLPFCLAAAHSVLGIHPFSRLDVLIVPPGFSSLGMASPHIIFLSQSVLAGNKILCGTRLCHEIAHSWFGLAIGARDWTEEWISEGFATYLEDVFWAKLQQSQMGSTENEQPKQLKALLRWRRLKDELENSEEELQVLRPNKDTTGEVSESGASIVKHALNPGKPFMQVHYLKGYFLLMFLASKVGEDEFLSFFRLFVRRFHGQLILSQDFLQMFLDTFPALKSQGLTLESIYSDWLDTPGIPKWLGEASSTWSHSPPVTQVTEEVVKWVHLSGGTRKGTKRKRAGPKVNFKELNPWQLVLLLEFLLEETELSASCLSLLQATYKLRNQDAEVKHRWCELVVKHKYAAAYRDVEHFLIHDQAMGVYLYGELMLQEDGRQQALARHCLSSIKDDMDQSARKIVEEMIL